The sequence below is a genomic window from Deltaproteobacteria bacterium.
CGATCTCAACGCCACCCTGCGGCTGTGGAGCGATACGTTCCGCATCCCCGAACAGTGGCGGCGCGACTTTCCGGAGCGCGGCACGCGCAACGTCGGCTTGCTGCTCGGCGACATTACGATCGAGATCATCATGCGCACCGACCAAGTCCCCGGCACCATCGCCGACCGACTGTGGGGCGTGGCCTATCAGGTATTCGATGTCGACCGCGCAGTGGCACGACTGCGGGCCGCGAACCTCGAGGTTGACGACCCGCGCCCGGGTCTCGCTGAAGGCACGCGCGTGGCGACGCTCCGCCGCAAGGGCACGGCGACGTTGCTGCTGGCGCGCGACGCTACTCGCCCATCAAGCGGCTGATATTCACATCACCCGCGTCGGCGGTAAGGCCACCGTCGACGACCACCGCCGCGCCAGTGATAAACGACGCGTCGTCCGACGCCAGGAATGCGACCACGGCAGCCACCTCGTCCGGGCGGCCGAGGCGGCCCATCGGCACGCGCTGCGAATACTCGGCGCGCGCGGCCGGAATGGCGAGCACGGGTTCGATCAACGGCGTCTCGATCGGACCGGGACAGACACAGTTGACGCGAATCTTCTCGCGCGCGTGATCGATCGCCACCGTCCGAGTGAGATTGACGACGCCAGCCTTGGCCGCGTTGTACGCCACCAACCCCGGGTCGCCGAACAAGCCCGAGATCGAGGCCGTGTTGACGATCGCACCACCGCCGCTGCGCCGCAGGTGTGGAATAGCGAACTTGCAGCCATAGAAGACGGCGTAGAGATCCACTTCGAGCACCCGCTTCCACATGTCGATGTCGAGGTCGGGTGCTTTGCCGTAGGCGCCGATGCCGGCGTTGTTGAACAGCACGTCCAGTGCCCCGCAGCGGTCAACCGCCGTCTGCAACAGCGCTTCAACTTGCGCCGGATCGGCGACGTCGGTCCGCACGAACGCGGCGGCTTGCAGCTCCTTCGCGATGGCCTCGCCCGCCTCGGCATCGAGATCGCTGAGAACCAGCCGCGCATCTTCGCGCGCGAAGCGGCGCGCGGCGGCGGCGCCGATGCCCGACGCTGCGCCCGTGATCACGACGACCTTGCCTGCGAATCTTCCCGCCATAACGACCTCCGTCTGCTCGCGCCGCTTCCTACTGCTGAGCAGACGAGGGGTCAATCCGGTCTTGGCGGCTGTCGGCAAGGTGTTTGCCCCACCTCTCTCCCCTTGTTAGCGTGCGTCACCAATGACTCGGCAGCAGCTCTTTGCAGCGTTCTTCTTTGCTGCCCTGCTCTATTTGTTGTTTCAGTTTTACGCGATCTTCTCGGTGTTTCTCGGACCGCTGAGTTGGGCGGCGCTGCTCGCGCTGACGTTCTATCCCGTCAAGCAATGGCTCGTGCGCCTTTCGCGTGGGCGCAATACCACCGTGGCGTTCGGGCTGACCACCGCGGTGATTCTCGTCGTGATGATGCCGACGGTGCTGATCACTATCCTGCTAGCGACCGAGTCGGTAGCGGTCTACCAGTACCTGCAGCAAGTCTTCAACGAGGGACAGGCCCCCACGATCGCGGCCAAGGCAGTGGATTGGATGCACACTTCGTGGCTCGGGCGGTTGTGGGAGCACGTGGCACCGCACGTAGCCGCGTGGAACATCAACGTGAGCGCGACGGCGCTGAAGCTCGGCGACGCCATCAGCTCCTTCCTCGTGGCTCAAGCGACAGGGATCGCCAAGAACGCGGTCCGCTTCGTCGTCAACTTCTTTCTGACGACCATCGCGCTGTTCTTCTTTTTT
It includes:
- a CDS encoding SDR family oxidoreductase; the encoded protein is MAGRFAGKVVVITGAASGIGAAAARRFAREDARLVLSDLDAEAGEAIAKELQAAAFVRTDVADPAQVEALLQTAVDRCGALDVLFNNAGIGAYGKAPDLDIDMWKRVLEVDLYAVFYGCKFAIPHLRRSGGGAIVNTASISGLFGDPGLVAYNAAKAGVVNLTRTVAIDHAREKIRVNCVCPGPIETPLIEPVLAIPAARAEYSQRVPMGRLGRPDEVAAVVAFLASDDASFITGAAVVVDGGLTADAGDVNISRLMGE
- a CDS encoding AI-2E family transporter is translated as MTRQQLFAAFFFAALLYLLFQFYAIFSVFLGPLSWAALLALTFYPVKQWLVRLSRGRNTTVAFGLTTAVILVVMMPTVLITILLATESVAVYQYLQQVFNEGQAPTIAAKAVDWMHTSWLGRLWEHVAPHVAAWNINVSATALKLGDAISSFLVAQATGIAKNAVRFVVNFFLTTIALFFFFRDGDRLTASLRTLLPMTAADKEIIFSRLYDTLSAVVQGTLVTAAVQGVLAGLGFSMLNVPFAVILGCATAFLSLLPGGAVVIWAGAAIYLAVADTMLRALLMLMWGALVVSGVDNFVRPLMIGGRTEIPTVFLFFGILGGLQAYGLLGIFLAPTIIAILVAFIRIYQERYASDAPPAD